The Triticum dicoccoides isolate Atlit2015 ecotype Zavitan chromosome 6A, WEW_v2.0, whole genome shotgun sequence genome has a window encoding:
- the LOC119315555 gene encoding uncharacterized protein LOC119315555 yields the protein MAATLGGGYTSPAATPPLEDEDLLTEVLLRLPPQPSSLPRASLVSGRWRRLISDPRFVRRFRLRHRRNPPLVGFFDMGTRGLYFVPTLESPDRVPPGRFSLQLDDGDQAVPLGSRHGLVLFLYPSRKQVLVWDPVTAEQHCVALPPRFTGHVNMAAIHGAVLRAAGDVQHFQVVLLVVDNDDDIHHIRALACVYSSETRVWGDVFSAPLLPKVDLSSLYTRVYRPKAAVLVENSLYWMLVGNLVGILEFDLVKRSIAVISAPVDVFTEGKHEFTVLRTEGGGLGFLFLSKSNFSAQLWKRKTNSDGVASWELGRTIDLDKLIPLNSEERAHTFIVGFAEDNNVVFLWTVMGAFMIHLESMQLKKLPDLTVISCYHPFESVFAAGI from the exons ATGGCGGCGACCCTCGGCGGCGGCTACACCTCGCCGGCGGCGACACCACCACTGGAAGACGAAGATCTCCTCACCGAGGTACTCCTCCGCCTCCCCCCGCAGCCCTCCTCCCTCCCGCGCGCCTCCCTCGTCAGCGGACGCTGGCGCCGCCTCATCTCGGACCCCCGATTCGTGCGCCGCttccgcctccgccaccgccgcaaCCCTCCCCTCGTCGGCTTCTTCGACATGGGCACTCGCGGCCTCTACTTCGTGCCTACGCTGGAGAGTCCCGACCGTGTCCCTCCCGGGCGCTTCTCCTTGCAGTTGGACGACGGGGACCAGGCCGTTCCCCTCGGATCCCGCCACGGCCTCGTGCTCTTCTTGTACCCGTCGCGGAAACAGGTCCTGGTGTGGGATCCCGTCACCGCCGAGCAGCACTGCGTCGCCCTTCCCCCAAGGTTCACGGGACATGTGAACATGGCTGCGATCCACGGGGCGGTGCTTCGCGCTGCCGGAGACGTCCAACACTTTCAGGTGGTCTTGCTAGTGGTGGACAACGACGACGACATACACCACATACGAGCACTGGCCTGCGTCTACTCGTCGGAGACCCGCGTTTGGGGTGACGTCTTCTCGGCACCGCTTCTGCCCAAGGTCGACTTGAGCAGCCTTTACACCAGGGTTTATCGGCCCAAGGCGGCTGTGCTGGTTGAAAATTCCCTTTACTGGATGCTTGTTGGGAATTTGGTTGGTATTCTCGAGTTTGATTTGGTGAAGCGGAGCATCGCTGTGATATCGGCGCCAGTCGATGTGTTTACCGAAGGAAAACATGAATTCACAGTTTTGCGGACAGAGGGTGGTGGCCTTGGGTTCCTCTTCCTGTCAAAGTCAAACTTCAGTGCCCAATTATGGAAGAGAAAGACAAATAGTGATGGTGTTGCTTCATGGGAGCTGGGAAGAACCATTGATCTGGACAAGCTAATTCCCCTTAATTCGGAGGAGAGAGCGCACACATTCATAGTAGGGTTTGCTGAGGACAATAATGTGGTGTTCCTGTGGACGGTGATGGGCGCCTTCATGATCCATCTTGAGTCAATGCAGCTCAAGAAACTTCCCGATCTCACCGTGATTTCCTGCTATCATCCATTTGAAAGTGTCTTTGCTGCAG GTATCTAG